CGACCTCTTCCTCTCCACCCCCGTCGAGGTGCGTGTCGGCGGTCTGGAAATCGCCAAACCCCTTCTGCTCTGGATTAACGACGGCTTGATGACGGTATTCTTTTTCATGGTGGGGCTTGACAAGAATAGGATTTCACGTTGCTTTTCGAATGACTAATTTTTTTTCTTCTTTTGGTTCTTGAGTTCATCGATCCACGTGCGGTCTGACAACGCTTCGCCACTGCGGTAGAACGCACGACCGATGAGGTGGGCTGCCACCGGAGCGGTCAGAAAAACCAAGGCGATAACGGTGGCGGCCCGCAGGGAAGTGCCCAATTGGCCGTAGAAAAGTGCCTCGGCGATTACCAGCAGGCCTGTGCCGAGAGTGCCTGCTTTGGTGGCAGCGTGCATGCGGGTCAGCGCATCGGGCATGCGGACAATCCCCAGGGATGCCACCAGACAGAAAACACCACCAATTAACATGAGTAGTCCTGTCAGGTAGTCAACCATTCTTATCTTCTCCCTTCTCATGTTCTGACCGGCTGCGTGATGTCCGTGTGATGTAACGGGCCAAAGCGACGGTACCTAAAAAAGCAATACAAGCGTAGGCAATGGCCACATCCAGGTAGCTTGTCTCCTGGGAGTGAATGGAGACGGCCACTAAAAAGGCCACTACCAGCATGGAAAGCAGATCCAAAGCTATAACGCGATCGGCGGCCGTGGGACCTCTGGCCAGTCTCCAAAGCACCAATAACATACCGATCAGGAGCATGACCAAAGCGCCAAGGCCTGCAAAATCCATAAAACTGTCTGCGGATATCATTTTCGCATGACCTCCAGGATGCGCCTTTCCAGGCCGTTCTTGATGTCCGCCCGAGCTTTTTCTACATCATCGAGAAACATTACATGGACGAAAAGTGTTCTACGGTCTTCGGATAAATCCACGCTCAAGGTGCCTGGGGTTAGTGTAATCAGGCCGGCAACGATAAAAATTTCAAGGTCTGTCTTGGCTGTGAGCGGAATACCAATGATCCCTGGCCGGTTGATATGTCTGGGAGTGATTACATCCCAAAGAACACGCAGATTGGAGATCGCCAGCTCTTTAATGAAATAGCCCGCCAGATTTATGGTTTTTGGCAATCTTTTGAAATAGAGCGTGT
This genomic interval from Deltaproteobacteria bacterium contains the following:
- the mnhG gene encoding monovalent cation/H(+) antiporter subunit G, encoding MVDYLTGLLMLIGGVFCLVASLGIVRMPDALTRMHAATKAGTLGTGLLVIAEALFYGQLGTSLRAATVIALVFLTAPVAAHLIGRAFYRSGEALSDRTWIDELKNQKKKKN
- a CDS encoding cation:proton antiporter, whose amino-acid sequence is MISADSFMDFAGLGALVMLLIGMLLVLWRLARGPTAADRVIALDLLSMLVVAFLVAVSIHSQETSYLDVAIAYACIAFLGTVALARYITRTSRSRSEHEKGEDKNG
- a CDS encoding Na+/H+ antiporter subunit E produces the protein MSLPILNILFAVVFTILLSSDSIGVFLSGFALGYAALWLSKPLYRDTLYFKRLPKTINLAGYFIKELAISNLRVLWDVITPRHINRPGIIGIPLTAKTDLEIFIVAGLITLTPGTLSVDLSEDRRTLFVHVMFLDDVEKARADIKNGLERRILEVMRK